A single region of the Malus sylvestris chromosome 8, drMalSylv7.2, whole genome shotgun sequence genome encodes:
- the LOC126631934 gene encoding aminotransferase ALD1, chloroplastic-like isoform X2 — protein sequence MYKFPTSLTSMSAAMTLQPVMRIQACSFKIEKERFGCRTKVPRNANMEKLRNGYLFPEYANALSTADGYTGYGPEQGHKALRKAIVKAFYKDLQIKDTEVFVSDGAQCDITRLQLLLGSKVTIAVQDPSFPAYIDSSVIIGQAGDLKGDGGRYGSIEYMNCGPENNFFPDLATTPRADVIFFCSPNNPTGHAATRKQLELLVKFARDNGSIIIFDSAYSSYVQDDRCPRSIFEIPGSRQVAIEISSFSKFAGFTGVRLGWTVVPDELLYSNGFPVIHDFNRIVCTCFNGASNVAQAGGLACLSSQGFKAVNSLVDYYMENANILGEALASVGLQVYGGANAPYIWVHFPGSISWDVCKDILEETHIITVPGSGFGPSGEGFLRISAFGHRECILEAAARLKTLFL from the exons atgtACAAGTTTCCTACAAGTTTGACATCAATGTCCGCTGCCATGACATTGCAGCCTGTGATGAGAATTCAGGCCTGCAG TTTCAAGATCGAAAAGGAGCGATTTG GTTGTCGTACGAAGGTACCTCGCAATGCAAACATGGAGAAGCTGCGGAATGGCTATTTGTTTCCTGAG TATGCAAATGCCCTTTCCACCGCTGATGGCTATACAGGGTATGGACCTGAGCAAGGCCACAAG GCATTGCGGAAGGCAATTGTAAAAGCCTTCTATAAAGATCTGCAGATAAAAGACACAGAAGTTTTCGTATCCGATGGAGCGCAGTGTGACATTACTCGGCTTCAG TTGCTGCTGGGCTCCAAAGTGACCATAGCCGTGCAGGATCCATCCTTTCCG GCTTACATCGACTCGAGTGTGATAATAGGTCAGGCTGGAGATCTTAAGGGCGATGGCGGGAGGTACGGGAGCATTGAGTACATGAACTGTGGACCCGAAAATAACTTCTTTCCCGACTTGGCAACCACTCCAAGAGCAGATGTTATCTTCTTCTGCTCTCCAAACAACCCCACTGGTCATGCAGCAACCAGGAAGCAATTGGAGCTTCTTGTCAAGTTTGCCAGGGACAATGGATCCATTATCATCTTCGACTCTGCTTATTCGTCTTATGTACAAGATGATCGCTGCCCTCGTTCCATTTTTGAAATCCCTGGTTCTAGACAGGTTGCAATCGAAATATCATCATTCTCCAAGTTTGCTGGCTTCACCGGTGTCCGTCTAGGCTGGACAGTTGTGCCTGACGAGCTCTTATACTCAAATGGATTTCCTGTTATACATGACTTTAATCGCATTGTCTGCACTTGCTTCAATGGGGCGTCCAATGTTGCTCAAGCTGGTGGACTCGCCTGTCTTTCCTCGCAGGGCTTCAAG GCTGTGAATTCTCTGGTTGACTACTACATGGAGAATGCAAATATACTGGGTGAAGCACTGGCTTCTGTTGGTTTACAAGTATACGGCGGTGCAAATGCTCCCTACATTTGGGTGCACTTTCCAGGTTCAATTTCTTGGGATGTATGCAAAGACATTCTTGAGGAAACACACATAATTACAGTTCCGGGATCTGGATTTGGTCCGTCGGGTGAAGGGTTCCTGAGAATTAGTGCTTTTGGCCACAGAGAGTGTATCCTAGAGGCCGCAGCTAGGCTTAAAACCCTATTTCTATAG
- the LOC126631933 gene encoding F-box/kelch-repeat protein At1g22040-like: MGGILSLNHSKARVGEPSQDLRSASCKRPRLSPSFYDENPRLIPFLPDEISIQILARIPRIHYMKLKSVSRTWKATVTSAELFSLRKELGTKEEWLYMLTKVQNDKLIWYALDPMAGRWQRLPPMPNVTLEDESRKGLTGQRMWNMAGSSIRIADAVMGWLGRKDSLDRMPFCGCSIGAIDGCLYVLGGFSKASALRCTWRYNPVKNTWSESSPMSIGRAYCKTGILNNKLYVVGGVTRGHGGLTPLQSAEVFDPKTGVWSQVPSMPFMKAQVLPTAFLADLLKPIATGMTSYRGRLFVPQSLYCWPFFVDVGGEVYDPEANSWVEMPIGMGEGWPARQAGTKMSVTVDGELYALDPSSSLDSAKIKVYDYQADAWKVVAEDVPIRDFTESESPYLLAGLLGKLHVITKDANHKIAVLQASVQDHFASSSVASSSSHNDPHEDVERPAESERDLWKVIATRSARAADLVSCLVLDV, encoded by the coding sequence ATGGGGGGTATATTGAGCTTGAACCATTCCAAGGCTAGGGTCGGTGAACCGTCTCAAGATTTACGTAGTGCATCTTGCAAGAGACCGAGGTTGTCCCCAAGCTTTTATGACGAAAATCCGAGATTGATTCCCTTTCTTCCTGACGAGATATCTATTCAGATTCTTGCTAGAATTCCTAGGATCCACTATATGAAGCTCAAGTCTGTTTCGAGGACCTGGAAAGCCACCGTTACAAGTGCTGAACTCTTCTCTTTGAGAAAAGAGCTAGGAACAAAGGAGGAATGGCTCTACATGTTAACAAAGGTCCAAAATGATAAGCTCATATGGTATGCACTTGATCCTATGGCCGGAAGATGGCAAAGGTTGCCACCTATGCCTAATGTTACTCTGGAAGATGAATCTAGGAAAGGTTTAACTGGCCAGAGAATGTGGAATATGGCAGGCTCCAGTATCAGAATTGCGGATGCCGTCATGGGTTGGCTTGGGAGGAAGGATTCACTGGATCGAATGCCTTTTTGTGGTTGCTCTATTGGGGCTATTGATGGCTGCCTCTATGTGCTAGGGGGATTTTCCAAGGCTTCGGCCCTGAGATGCACATGGCGGTACAATCCAGTTAAAAATACTTGGAGTGAATCAAGTCCAATGTCAATTGGTAGAGCTTATTGTAAAACCGGCATCTTAAACAATAAGCTTTATGTTGTTGGAGGTGTTACAAGGGGTCATGGTGGATTGACCCCTCTTCAATCAGCTGAAGTATTTGATCCAAAAACAGGTGTGTGGTCTCAAGTACCAAGCATGCCTTTTATGAAAGCTCAGGTGTTACCAACTGCATTTTTGGCTGATCTGCTGAAGCCTATTGCTACTGGAATGACTTCATACAGGGGAAGGTTGTTTGTTCCCCAGAGTTTGTACTGCTGGCCATTTTTTGTTGATGTTGGAGGAGAGGTTTATGATCCAGAGGCAAATTCATGGGTTGAAATGCCAATTGGTATGGGCGAGGGTTGGCCTGCGAGGCAGGCAGGGACGAAAATGAGTGTCACAGTTGATGGTGAATTGTATGCACTGGATCCTTCTAGTTCTCTTGACAGTGCAAAGATCAAGGTATACGATTACCAAGCTGATGCCTGGAAGGTTGTTGCAGAAGATGTTCCAATTCGTGACTTCACTGAATCAGAGTCTCCCTATTTGCTTGCTGGATTGCTGGGGAAGcttcatgtaatcacaaaggatgCAAATCACAAAATTGCTGTTCTGCAGGCTTCGGTGCAGGACCATTTTGCGTCAAGCTCAGTAGCTTCATCCTCATCACACAATGACCCCCATGAAGATGTTGAACGACCAGCAGAATCAGAACGAGATCTCTGGAAAGTAATTGCCACAAGAAGTGCACGGGCTGCTGACCTGGTTAGTTGTCTAGTCCTTGATGTTTGA
- the LOC126631934 gene encoding aminotransferase ALD1, chloroplastic-like isoform X1, whose amino-acid sequence MYKFPTSLTSMSAAMTLQPVMRIQACSFKIEKERFGCRTKVPRNANMEKLRNGYLFPEISRLELEHIEKYPNAKLISLGIGDTTEPVPEIITSTMANYANALSTADGYTGYGPEQGHKALRKAIVKAFYKDLQIKDTEVFVSDGAQCDITRLQLLLGSKVTIAVQDPSFPAYIDSSVIIGQAGDLKGDGGRYGSIEYMNCGPENNFFPDLATTPRADVIFFCSPNNPTGHAATRKQLELLVKFARDNGSIIIFDSAYSSYVQDDRCPRSIFEIPGSRQVAIEISSFSKFAGFTGVRLGWTVVPDELLYSNGFPVIHDFNRIVCTCFNGASNVAQAGGLACLSSQGFKAVNSLVDYYMENANILGEALASVGLQVYGGANAPYIWVHFPGSISWDVCKDILEETHIITVPGSGFGPSGEGFLRISAFGHRECILEAAARLKTLFL is encoded by the exons atgtACAAGTTTCCTACAAGTTTGACATCAATGTCCGCTGCCATGACATTGCAGCCTGTGATGAGAATTCAGGCCTGCAG TTTCAAGATCGAAAAGGAGCGATTTG GTTGTCGTACGAAGGTACCTCGCAATGCAAACATGGAGAAGCTGCGGAATGGCTATTTGTTTCCTGAG ATTTCAAGGCTGGAACTTGAACACATAGAGAAGTACCCGAATGCAAAGTTGATAAGCCTCGGAATCGGCGACACAACGGAACCAGTGCCCGAAATCATCACGTCGACCATGGCTAAT TATGCAAATGCCCTTTCCACCGCTGATGGCTATACAGGGTATGGACCTGAGCAAGGCCACAAG GCATTGCGGAAGGCAATTGTAAAAGCCTTCTATAAAGATCTGCAGATAAAAGACACAGAAGTTTTCGTATCCGATGGAGCGCAGTGTGACATTACTCGGCTTCAG TTGCTGCTGGGCTCCAAAGTGACCATAGCCGTGCAGGATCCATCCTTTCCG GCTTACATCGACTCGAGTGTGATAATAGGTCAGGCTGGAGATCTTAAGGGCGATGGCGGGAGGTACGGGAGCATTGAGTACATGAACTGTGGACCCGAAAATAACTTCTTTCCCGACTTGGCAACCACTCCAAGAGCAGATGTTATCTTCTTCTGCTCTCCAAACAACCCCACTGGTCATGCAGCAACCAGGAAGCAATTGGAGCTTCTTGTCAAGTTTGCCAGGGACAATGGATCCATTATCATCTTCGACTCTGCTTATTCGTCTTATGTACAAGATGATCGCTGCCCTCGTTCCATTTTTGAAATCCCTGGTTCTAGACAGGTTGCAATCGAAATATCATCATTCTCCAAGTTTGCTGGCTTCACCGGTGTCCGTCTAGGCTGGACAGTTGTGCCTGACGAGCTCTTATACTCAAATGGATTTCCTGTTATACATGACTTTAATCGCATTGTCTGCACTTGCTTCAATGGGGCGTCCAATGTTGCTCAAGCTGGTGGACTCGCCTGTCTTTCCTCGCAGGGCTTCAAG GCTGTGAATTCTCTGGTTGACTACTACATGGAGAATGCAAATATACTGGGTGAAGCACTGGCTTCTGTTGGTTTACAAGTATACGGCGGTGCAAATGCTCCCTACATTTGGGTGCACTTTCCAGGTTCAATTTCTTGGGATGTATGCAAAGACATTCTTGAGGAAACACACATAATTACAGTTCCGGGATCTGGATTTGGTCCGTCGGGTGAAGGGTTCCTGAGAATTAGTGCTTTTGGCCACAGAGAGTGTATCCTAGAGGCCGCAGCTAGGCTTAAAACCCTATTTCTATAG